The proteins below come from a single Methanospirillum lacunae genomic window:
- a CDS encoding N-formylglutamate amidohydrolase, whose protein sequence is MSTNLPLLISVPHGGTEIVESVRSRLLLTEDDLAFYSDPLTRTIFGFQNRVAAYIDTPVSRMIVDLNRPPLPVPLHDPDGVIKTKTFDNRDIYKSGEVPDMHLIHTMVLSHYFPYHQKIDEYLDELPVKIAFDCHSMVPVGSENQKDAGKCRPLICLGNNGDSHGREREGTLVTCSQEWIRMLAECFRKEFPSENAVSLNKPFSGGFISNAHFWRKSIPWIQIEINRTLYEPDTATPGLETIEQRAIRLRERIWNVLKNFYECIRV, encoded by the coding sequence ATGAGTACCAATCTTCCGCTTCTGATCTCTGTTCCCCATGGTGGTACTGAAATTGTTGAGTCTGTCAGGTCACGATTACTCCTCACTGAAGATGACCTTGCATTTTATTCAGATCCCTTAACCAGGACTATTTTTGGGTTTCAAAACCGTGTTGCAGCATATATCGACACCCCAGTCTCTCGGATGATCGTGGATCTGAATCGTCCTCCTCTTCCGGTTCCTCTTCATGATCCTGATGGAGTAATAAAGACAAAAACATTTGATAACCGAGATATCTATAAATCCGGAGAAGTACCGGACATGCATCTCATCCATACCATGGTCCTCTCCCATTATTTTCCCTATCATCAGAAAATTGACGAATACCTTGATGAGCTCCCTGTCAAGATAGCATTTGACTGTCATTCAATGGTCCCGGTAGGATCTGAAAACCAGAAAGATGCTGGGAAATGTCGTCCTCTGATCTGTCTTGGAAATAACGGTGACAGTCATGGGCGTGAGAGAGAAGGAACACTTGTGACATGTAGTCAAGAATGGATCCGCATGCTGGCCGAATGTTTTAGAAAAGAATTCCCCTCTGAAAACGCTGTATCATTAAATAAACCATTTTCAGGTGGGTTCATTTCAAATGCCCATTTCTGGCGGAAGAGCATTCCCTGGATTCAGATCGAGATCAACCGGACGCTATATGAACCAGATACAGCAACTCCGGGATTAGAAACTATAGAACAGCGGGCAATCAGGTTACGGGAGAGAATCTGGAATGTATTGAAAAATTTCTATGAGTGTATCAGGGTATGA
- a CDS encoding PAS domain S-box protein, which produces MSEINLSDMRTSLLNPVILSSIVIIIISVVTLIAYIFGRWKVISFGPDYVPMAPLTALLFFLFSIVLILQFSSLSKQTKFWASITGLSIIFGVSVISLSHGVFFFIPDINEILFHNTDMVAGFPVAKTSPVTAIIFILTSISLLTGLSSHRFILDISAVLAIPIAITGLIISFGYLYNTPFFYGGTEVPVAFATGLAFLFGGFALFYSRKEDTIFAEIFFGASIQSLLLRTFLPVILLFVLIEGLVFSILLTHSSINPVFLSGIVALGSTGVVTVIITLLSRQIGRIIEHAEKERDKSVLDLSNVNCELTKAYSDLKKNEEKLRILADYTYDLEIWEDPQGNYVYIGPSSIWLTGYSAEEFYQKKDFFSEIVHPEDRELWKEHLDNKYKSSSRLSIYVRIIHRNGSTKWIHHICQPIILSTGENLGWRSSNRDVTHEKIAEIALNERDAQYKLISENSADVIWIYSLAEQRLRFVSPSVFKMRGFTDKEVINQSFEEMLTEESYDFVNTTLPLRLSQFKSGDESARVWVTEIFQRCKDGSTVPTEAVTTLVADDYGNAVEIIGVSRDITERKEAEAKLNSALNQIDKNLETLAALNDQIRNPLTVMQFIAEEVGDKNGKILQDQIIHIDKLIDQLDKGYLYSEKVRIFLTKHANNVYNSNKEDESLVLQYKS; this is translated from the coding sequence GTGAGTGAAATAAATTTATCTGATATGAGGACTTCGCTCCTGAATCCGGTCATCCTTTCTTCAATAGTCATCATAATAATTTCAGTTGTTACTCTTATTGCATACATCTTCGGACGATGGAAGGTGATCAGTTTTGGTCCGGATTATGTTCCGATGGCACCTCTTACTGCTCTACTCTTTTTTCTATTTTCGATAGTGCTCATTCTCCAATTTTCATCCTTATCTAAGCAAACAAAATTCTGGGCATCCATCACTGGTTTGTCTATTATTTTCGGAGTGAGTGTCATCAGTTTATCGCATGGAGTATTCTTTTTTATTCCTGATATCAATGAAATACTTTTTCATAATACTGATATGGTTGCAGGGTTTCCTGTGGCAAAGACTTCTCCTGTAACTGCCATAATTTTTATTCTCACCTCAATCTCACTATTGACTGGCTTATCCAGCCATAGATTCATTCTTGATATATCTGCAGTGTTGGCAATCCCTATTGCAATAACAGGCCTGATTATTTCTTTCGGCTACTTGTATAATACTCCCTTTTTCTATGGAGGTACAGAAGTTCCGGTAGCCTTTGCAACCGGCCTTGCTTTTCTTTTTGGAGGGTTTGCTCTTTTTTACTCAAGAAAGGAAGATACTATCTTTGCAGAGATATTTTTTGGAGCTTCAATTCAGTCACTTCTTTTACGAACGTTTCTTCCAGTAATACTCCTCTTTGTATTAATTGAAGGATTGGTGTTTTCAATTCTTCTCACCCACTCCTCAATCAATCCGGTTTTTTTGTCAGGAATTGTCGCACTTGGTTCTACCGGAGTAGTTACAGTAATTATTACCCTGCTCTCGCGACAGATTGGACGAATCATAGAGCACGCTGAAAAGGAGCGTGATAAGTCTGTACTAGATCTTTCAAATGTCAATTGTGAACTAACAAAGGCTTATTCTGATCTAAAGAAAAACGAAGAAAAGCTTCGAATTCTTGCCGATTATACATATGATTTGGAGATATGGGAGGATCCTCAAGGGAACTATGTCTATATCGGGCCTTCAAGTATCTGGCTTACCGGTTATTCTGCTGAAGAGTTTTATCAGAAAAAAGATTTTTTTTCAGAAATAGTTCATCCTGAAGATCGGGAACTGTGGAAAGAGCATTTGGATAATAAGTATAAATCCTCATCCCGGCTTTCGATATATGTCCGGATTATTCATCGAAACGGTTCAACGAAATGGATACACCATATCTGTCAACCAATAATTCTCTCCACTGGTGAGAATTTAGGATGGCGGTCGAGCAACCGTGATGTTACCCATGAAAAAATAGCAGAGATTGCACTCAATGAAAGAGATGCACAGTATAAGTTGATATCTGAAAATTCTGCAGATGTTATCTGGATCTATAGCCTCGCAGAGCAGAGACTCAGGTTCGTGAGCCCTTCAGTCTTTAAAATGAGAGGATTTACTGATAAGGAGGTTATAAATCAATCTTTTGAAGAAATGCTGACTGAGGAATCATATGATTTTGTAAATACAACATTACCACTTCGATTATCACAATTTAAATCTGGTGACGAATCAGCCCGGGTTTGGGTTACTGAGATTTTTCAGAGATGTAAAGATGGATCAACGGTTCCTACTGAAGCTGTTACGACCCTTGTTGCTGATGACTATGGAAATGCTGTTGAAATCATAGGAGTGAGTCGTGATATTACCGAACGAAAAGAGGCAGAGGCGAAATTAAATAGTGCACTCAATCAGATTGATAAGAATCTTGAGACACTAGCAGCCTTAAATGACCAGATCAGAAATCCCCTCACTGTCATGCAATTTATCGCTGAAGAGGTTGGAGATAAGAATGGGAAGATCCTTCAGGACCAGATAATTCACATCGATAAACTCATTGATCAATTGGATAAAGGATACCTATATTCTGAAAAGGTCAGAATCTTCCTGACTAAACATGCAAACAACGTGTATAATTCTAATAAGGAAGATGAGTCTTTAGTATTACAGTACAAGTCATGA
- a CDS encoding RNA pyrophosphohydrolase, protein MMHLKHKNKDYRHNVGICLFNQKGLVLVAERRDFRGSWQMPQGGVKAGEEPEDAVFREMKEEIGTDNGRIISKIPGYLCYDFLEPTQYKGQQQEWFALLFLGKDAEINVLKEHKGKESEFVNWRWVPLQETVDLIIPFKKDVYMVVRDAFTPISEALSRGEDVHGVTLIL, encoded by the coding sequence ATGATGCATCTGAAACATAAAAATAAAGATTACCGGCATAATGTCGGAATCTGTCTCTTCAACCAGAAGGGATTGGTGCTTGTCGCAGAGCGGCGGGACTTTAGAGGTTCATGGCAGATGCCCCAGGGGGGAGTTAAAGCCGGAGAAGAACCTGAAGATGCGGTTTTCAGGGAGATGAAAGAAGAGATCGGAACTGATAATGGTCGTATAATCTCAAAAATCCCGGGATATTTATGTTATGATTTCCTTGAACCCACACAATATAAGGGTCAGCAACAGGAGTGGTTTGCCCTGCTCTTTCTGGGGAAGGATGCAGAGATTAATGTTCTGAAAGAGCATAAAGGGAAAGAATCTGAATTTGTGAATTGGAGATGGGTACCACTGCAGGAAACTGTGGATTTGATAATTCCATTTAAAAAAGATGTGTATATGGTAGTCAGGGATGCATTTACTCCCATCAGCGAGGCATTATCACGTGGAGAGGATGTGCATGGAGTTACTCTAATATTATGA
- a CDS encoding efflux RND transporter permease subunit, which translates to MVSLFSRLADLIIKRPKLLSRIIVVLMLISLVGMTMITMETGNDTYLDKKSDRGIILGHYTDIFQQNTLVLLFECNDPTSPEVLTYIDSVMGPIQKLQHVSGTASITDVIKQVNNGTIPQSSAEVAEVKTKISPSILKRYVPSNLLSLAMVTLEPGLTDKKKESAMNNILSFIDSTNIPPGLSIKLTGDAAFSMQMKSEMGKSMITLILAALVLMVIVMGLLFSYVSHRFLPVLIVAIGLILTFGVVGLTGINLSMAVISAFPVMIGLGIDYAIQFHSRLEEEARTNPLPTAIKNTITRTGPAVMYAMLATCMGFLAMFISPVPMIQGFGLVSIIGVMVCYLTSLIVIPLVALLIQYEAKGAGKSKLTDGIDHALSKIAVAIAKNPVPVLLLVFLIAFIGIQLDSQIPVDTNQNAFVPPDMGAKITLDKVTRTVGSTDPAPLVISGDDVLSLESVKWMKEFTDLELTLHSTRLNNAVSIADYVITYHNGTMPQTQNELNTVLDTIPKEVKKQYLNGRNEAVLQFYINKMETPTKSDLKDQMYGDLAMYPPPPGIEGEITGSFDVFTSLIHDLVDSKEAMTYLGFILVAIFLGLVYRNVNALSPIVPIIAIVGWNAVAMYLLGLDYNPMTACLGSMTIGVAAEYTILVMERYLEEREKTDNVIEAIKNSVRKIGSAILVSGFATFFGFSALILSSFPIISNFGLTTIIAVFFSLIGAIAVMPAILALIDEIVRDVRHLEDEVIHNPHHP; encoded by the coding sequence ATGGTCTCACTTTTTTCCCGTTTAGCTGATCTTATCATTAAACGGCCAAAATTACTTTCCAGAATTATTGTGGTTCTTATGCTTATCTCGCTCGTAGGCATGACCATGATTACCATGGAGACGGGAAATGATACATATCTGGATAAAAAATCAGATAGAGGGATAATTTTAGGTCATTATACCGATATTTTTCAACAAAATACACTGGTTCTTCTCTTCGAATGTAATGATCCTACAAGTCCAGAGGTATTAACGTATATCGATTCAGTAATGGGGCCAATTCAGAAACTACAGCATGTTTCAGGAACTGCCAGTATTACTGATGTTATCAAACAGGTAAACAATGGGACAATTCCCCAGTCTTCTGCAGAGGTGGCAGAAGTAAAAACAAAGATCTCTCCATCGATTCTAAAGCGGTATGTGCCCTCAAATCTTCTCAGTCTGGCGATGGTGACTCTTGAGCCCGGACTTACCGATAAAAAGAAAGAATCTGCGATGAACAATATCCTTTCCTTTATCGACAGCACGAATATTCCTCCGGGTCTTTCTATTAAGCTTACCGGAGATGCGGCATTTAGTATGCAGATGAAGAGTGAGATGGGAAAATCCATGATCACACTAATCCTGGCCGCTCTTGTTCTGATGGTTATCGTGATGGGATTACTCTTTTCCTATGTCAGTCACCGGTTTCTTCCGGTTCTCATCGTCGCGATTGGCCTAATTCTTACCTTCGGAGTTGTGGGCCTAACTGGTATAAATTTGAGTATGGCTGTCATCTCTGCTTTTCCAGTGATGATAGGGCTTGGAATTGATTATGCTATCCAGTTTCATTCGCGGCTTGAAGAAGAGGCACGAACAAACCCACTTCCCACGGCTATCAAGAATACAATTACCAGGACAGGACCCGCAGTCATGTATGCCATGTTGGCGACATGCATGGGTTTTCTTGCAATGTTCATCTCTCCGGTTCCAATGATCCAGGGGTTTGGTCTGGTAAGTATCATCGGTGTGATGGTGTGCTATCTCACGTCACTCATTGTAATTCCACTGGTAGCATTATTGATACAATACGAAGCAAAAGGGGCGGGAAAATCAAAACTTACTGATGGTATCGATCATGCTCTCTCTAAAATTGCGGTTGCAATAGCAAAAAATCCTGTTCCGGTATTGCTTCTGGTCTTTCTCATAGCCTTTATCGGTATTCAACTGGACTCACAAATTCCAGTTGACACAAACCAGAATGCATTTGTTCCTCCTGATATGGGAGCTAAGATTACACTTGACAAAGTTACCAGAACTGTTGGATCCACCGATCCAGCACCCTTAGTCATTTCTGGAGATGATGTTCTCTCTCTTGAGAGCGTTAAATGGATGAAGGAGTTCACAGACCTAGAATTAACGCTGCATTCTACTCGTCTGAATAATGCGGTAAGTATCGCTGATTATGTAATTACATATCACAACGGTACGATGCCACAAACGCAAAATGAGTTGAATACAGTTCTGGATACTATTCCAAAAGAGGTTAAGAAACAGTACCTGAACGGAAGAAATGAAGCAGTGCTCCAATTCTACATAAACAAGATGGAGACTCCAACGAAGAGTGATTTAAAGGATCAGATGTACGGGGACCTTGCTATGTACCCGCCACCTCCGGGAATTGAAGGCGAAATTACCGGTAGTTTTGATGTATTTACATCACTCATTCATGATCTGGTAGACAGTAAAGAAGCAATGACCTATTTGGGATTTATTCTGGTCGCAATATTCCTGGGTCTTGTATACCGGAACGTTAATGCATTGAGCCCGATTGTGCCGATTATTGCAATTGTTGGCTGGAATGCAGTAGCTATGTATCTGCTTGGTCTTGATTACAACCCAATGACAGCTTGTCTTGGTTCGATGACCATTGGAGTGGCTGCTGAATACACTATCCTGGTGATGGAACGATACCTGGAAGAGCGTGAAAAAACGGATAATGTGATAGAAGCGATTAAGAACAGTGTTCGTAAAATCGGATCTGCTATCCTGGTTTCAGGATTTGCAACATTCTTTGGATTTTCAGCTCTGATTCTTTCTTCGTTCCCTATCATCAGTAACTTTGGTCTGACTACCATTATCGCGGTGTTCTTCTCATTGATTGGAGCTATTGCAGTGATGCCTGCAATATTAGCCCTGATTGATGAGATTGTTCGGGATGTCAGGCATCTGGAAGATGAGGTGATACATAACCCTCATCACCCATAA